The nucleotide sequence AAGTGGAGCAAATGGTCGCCGTGTACGAGGTTCTGCACCACGCAACGCTATAGGTACACAAATATCAGCTGTCCTAGTCGGCGAAGTCGGATATCAATTAGTGAACACGGTAGTCTCTTAACTGGATGAATTTTCGATCGCAAAGTTAACTTGTCGGCCCGAGTTAGAAAGTTCGTACACGATCTAGAACGCAGTTATCTGAACCAAGAATCAGAGGCGACGGATagagtactaaaaaaaaaatgataacaactcttttaaccctttcgctacgggcggattttccgccgcggtacttcctgctgaacggcgcgctgcgacatcactgcacgctacaagacgccgatcgttgcgcgggtaccgcagcggagaacccgcccgtagcaaaagggttaatccaaataaagttaaacaaaattgaaaaaaataaggcatatctatttatccattgttgagagaaaaataaggtgaattatctttctgcagtaagcactgactttattcgctacaaacgatcgaacttatggagggccactatagtggcccgtaatacctcggtggcatcttatggacggccactatagtgacccgtagtatcgaaagggttaattgctgAATTGCTCGAAAGGTGGTGCAAGAAGCCTGGCATTTGCGGCCGCGACGTGATAAGGCAGAGCGCCTACTGCTACGTGGAGGGTAGCTTCTGCCAAAGATGGATCCACCGGAAGATCCGCGCCAAACAGGAAGAGGACAGCGACGGTGAGAGACTCTCCTTCAGTTGATCTATCCGCGACGTTCTCGTAAAGCGTAGCGTTCGTCGAATTGCGTTCGCAGACATGGTGCTGGACGAGTTCGAGCTGACTCCGAACACGGTGGACAGCTTCATCCCCGAGAAGAATCTCAACGCCTGGCGGTGCGGTATCGCGAGCACCCAGAAGAACTCTCGGTTGTCTTATTTCACGAGGATCATCGGCGGTAGACCGTCGGTCCGCGGCAACTGGCCCTGGCAAGTGGCTGTACTGAACAGATTTCACGTGAGTCTTCTCTGGCAACGAAATAATCGCGTGACGGTTTAGCGGTCTTGCTGAGAGAGAACCTTTCTTCAGGAGGCCTTCTGCGGAGGCACGCTGATCTCGCCTAGATGGGTGCTGACCGCGGCCCACTGCATCAGGAAACGCCTCTACGTCCGCATCGGCGAGCACGATTTGACCGTCAAGGAGGGCTCCGAGCTCGAGCTAAGGGTATTTATCCTCGGTTTCACCTTTTTTAACCCCACGAAGCTGTTCCATTCTTCGGAATTCCATCGACGCAGCCGGCACCTTATCTGAACAAGAAGCGAAGTCAGGCGGGTTTATTCGAAGTCAAGCGCGTTATTATTAACGATTTATTGCAAACAAATCCAGTCGGGCGAATACTGCCACGAGTTACTGTTCCGTTCATTTTCACGACAGCTCAAAGGCGCCATCGAGCCGCGAAGTTCTCTTTGACGAAGCAGAAGAAGCTGACGCTGCAGTGTCTATTGTCTTCTCTATTCGCGGAAAAATCGAATCGTTGTGTCGTCGCGTTTCATTTGACATCCGGCTACAGAGATTAACATCTTCCGCGAAGCTCGCTTCTATCAAAGAAGTTCGAACCTCCGAAGTTCAGCGAAAGGGGGAAGACGAAGTTGGCCGCGCAGCGTTTAACAGTCGTTATCTATTGTTCGTACAGGTGGACTCGGTCAAAGTGCATCCCGAATACGACGCCGACACCGTGGACAATGACATAGCGATGCTGCGTCTGCCATCCTCTCTGGAAGCGTCCCCGTCGAGAGGAATCGCCTGTCTGCCAGCGCCTAACCAGCTTCTACCCGCCAATCAGCTGTGCACCATCATCGGCTGGGGAAAGTCCCGAGTCACCGACGACTTCGGTACCGACGTTCTCCACGAGGCTCAGGTACCTCTTTCCCTCTCGGCCAGCAAGATGGAGGCTCGACGCTTTTAACCCTGACGCTTCGACGACGCCGAGCCGCGCGATTCGCTCGGGGAAGTTAGATCCTAATCGAGTCTCGATCTTCCGCGAAGATCTTCGGTAGCGTGCGCGACATTTCTGCCGCGGTGTTTGCCCCGCGAAGGCGTCCGATCGGGATGTGAATCTCGGAGAAACAAACTCGCATTCGATCTCTTGAATCTTCTAGAAGACTGTGGACACCTTTATGCACTCGCGCGGTGCACGTTTTCagagaaaagaagaaagaaaaaagcagCACGATGCGAGGTCGATTAGAATTCAACGTAATCTTTATTTGAGAAGTTGCATAAACGTCCGCGGTCTGCAACGTTCTTCCGCCGCCGACGGTGTTCGCCGGGCCGACGTTCGACAGACACGCGGACCGCATTTGTGCATTCGGTGCATTCGTAACAAAAAATTCATAGGCGTAGTACGAAACCCGAGAAGAATGAACAGACATTAGAAAAATCGATACATTGTATTCGAACGTGTTCGAATTAtcgacgaaagaaagaaaggcaTTTCCGTTTCCCTCGATCGGCGCAGaccatttttatttcacatcgaaatccgcagtccaccgGGAAACTCCTGAACGAAACATAATATCggtcatattatatattaaatatatatattatacagggtgtcccaaaaatgtctcgcaatccggaaatgggaggttcccgtggccattcgaagcaactttttcctttacaaaaattttctccgagtcaTCGGTAacgagttatgaacgaaaaacagtggccaatgggaggcgagcttggctggcgcgtggcggcggAGCCGATGAACGGAACTGGACTTCCCCCACTCATtcgctcggccacctcgcgccagccgagctcgtctctcattggtcaccgtttttcactaataactcgcgaacggagccgcggattgcattttcgctaagggaaaagttacttcgaatgacccgagaaatctcccatttccggattgcgagacattttcggaacaccctgtatattaaatatatatattgtatattaaatacatatattatatattaaatatatattatacaccaTTCCCGGCGGGGCaacaaacaaaaattatttattaaattccaCGCGCGATCCTCGCGATCTCGTCTCGAAACAGCAGATTAATTATCTTTCAGCGATCCGACTGGCAAGATCTCCGGCTTGTTCAGCGTGATAAAACGATCGAAAACGATTTCCAGATACCGATCGTGTCCTCGGAGGCCTGCCGGGACGTCTACGTCGACTACAGGATCACCGACAACATGTTCTGCGCCGGCTACCGTCGCGGAAAGATGGATTCCTGCGCGGGCGACAGCGGCGGCCCGCTGCTCTGCCGCGACCCGAGGAAGCCCGACCACCCGTGGACCATTTTCGGGATCACCAGCTTCGGCGAGGGGTGCGGGAAACGCGGCAAATTCGGGATCTACGCGCGGCTGTCGAACTACGTTCGCTGGATCAGTCGGGTGATGAAGGAATCGAACAATTTCGAttgacgaacaacgaacacTGTGCGCGCCATCGGCTTCGATCGAGTTACCGCGGCCCGCGGCTGTCGACCAATCGGTGCGAGCTAATCGTAGTTTCTTAAGGAACGATCACCGTAGCCTTATCGTGTGATAACTAACCCTCTGGTCGAGCGATCGCGATCTCTCGAGCCTGGAATGGCACCCGAAATCGGCGCTGTTTCGATATTCGACGCCGCGGTCGCGAGAAAACAAAAAGCATCCGGTGGCATAATTGCATAATTGCATCGTCTGCGACTTCCGTCTTTCGATTTTACACTGATCTTTACGCCGATTCGAAGTCGGCACTGAATTAGGAACACGGAGGATCGAGCCGATCAGGTGTCATTCCACGATCAACGCAATGATCAACGTAATCTCAGCGTCGGTGCGCGATCGCTGGAACAGCGGAGAGCTCGTTGAgcaaaataaatgaatagaCTGCGTATCGTTGACGCGAAATAAAAACTGGCCTGCGCGAGCCGCAAGAAAGCGTGGATGGCGTTTCTCTCTGTTCCTCGTAGTCGACCTTTAAAGGAATCGGCGAACAGGACGAGGCGGGTCGGCCGTTcaacggccggccggccggccggcgtcCTCTTTCGCGGCGACTGCCGGTCACGCGTAGAAAAAGAAAGGGTGAAAGAAAGATGCGGAGAGATTAGCGAGCGGTCTCGCGCGGACAGGCGACGATCCAACGATGCGCGCGGTCGAGCCCGGATGGCACAGGCACGGGAATGAGAAGATGGGCCGCCTCCGGGTCGGTAGCGCGATCGTTTGACACCGGCCGACACGGGCTGCCGAGTCCTCGATCGGCGCCGCTTCAGTTGAACTTGCACTTCGAGAAGTCCATCTCCGGATGCTGCTCCATGAACCTGCGAAACGTTCGAAGAAGAAACGTTGGATCAGACACGTTTGGATCAGCTCGCGGATCGTTATCTTCGCGCGGCCTTTTTATCCGCGACGCGGATTCACGAGCCGGGCGTCTCGTCGCCTACCGGCCATTGTTTTGCCCGTACTTTTTAATGATGTCCTGCTTCTTCTGCTCGTCGGAGGTCGGCAGGCCCAGCTGCTTCTGCCTCTGGTCGTACATCATCTTCTCCACCAGGCCTCTGGTTTCACCGTCGAGGTCGGAGAGCTTGCTCGGCTCCGGATTCACTTTCTTCGTGCTGATTTCCGGATCGCTGGTCACCACGTGGGCCCACCATTGCATCTGGTTTACCTGGAAATGAAAGTCGGGGCGGATGATGCCGGGCGGAATTCACGCTGGGAAACGGTGCGACGATATCTTTCTGTTACACCGAGATGGCAGCTCGTCGACGGTTTACGAGTCCCCGGAACACGATCGAAACCGGCCGGTGAAAGGCGATATAAACGCGAACGCGATTCGACAGGCCGCGAGATTGATCGACCGTGAAATATCCATCGGCTCGGCCGTGAAATCGGCCGCGGATTATCGGGGGATCGCCGATTATCGCGGAACGAATCCCGTCGATTAAAACGTAAACAAATGTAAACAGACGGTGGCTCGTTAGCGATCGAAGAATCGGAGGATAGACCTTCGCCGCCGGACGACGCGGCGATCTCGTTCACGGCCGCGGCGAGCCTCGGAATTATCCGCGAAAGCGATCTATGCTGGATGATCTTGCTCGGGATCTATACTGGACGATCGATCGCGACGAGGGTTACATTGTTCGTTCGGCGAGCCTCGGAATTATCCGCGGACGCGATCTATGCTGGATCTTGCTCGGGATCTATGCTCGACGATCGATCGCGACGAAGGATATACAGgttatcccaaaaatgtctcgcaatccgaaagtagcgggttcctcgggtcatttgaagcaactttttcctttacaaaaattttctccgagacaccattaacgagttatcaacgaaaaacagtgaccaatgagaggcgagctcatctagcgcgaggcgaccgagccgtaCAGCCGACCgttagccgtactcgattcttattggtcactgtttttcgttaataactcgttaacggtgcctcggagaacattcttgtaaaggaagaagttgcttcaaacgatccgaggaacccgccatttccggattgcgagacatttttgggacaccctgtactgtTCGTTCGGCGAGTTTGAAGAAGATCGAGCTTGAAGATCAGACGGATTCGGTCGCCATACCTTCTCCAGGATGATCAGCAACCGTTTGCCGTCCTCGATCACCCAAGTGGACTCCACGACTTTGACTTCGTGCGGCAGATCACCGTCGATGATCGGCAAGCGACCCTTCACGCCGCAGGTCAGGTGCTTCTTCGTGATCGTGACCGTCACGTCCCGTGGTCGCGCCGAGAAGGTCACGTTCAGCGGTATTCGGATCTGCAAATTAcaaaacgatttcaaacgatcgTTAATGGATTTTGATGGATTTTAATGGATTTTAATACGTTCAGTGCCGCGTGAGTCGCGTGTGGGTGTGACACGGATTTTTAACTAGGTTTATGAAAttcattattattgtaatatattgaataaattgaatgttactaggattcgtagaatataaaataactgAATATATGAATATTTCCGATGGTAAATTTTCATCTTTCTAGTTTCGGATTCATTGATTTTTATATCATTCGTTGCTTCATTAGGTTCTCATTACTTCATTACTTCGTTACTTCATTCATGtgtatcaaataaaaacaattaCACCAAATACAAATACTGCAGGTTGAAACGAACGTCTTCATTTCCgcgtcaaccctttgcactcgatcgGTGACTCTGACGCagcattaaaattgttacataatttttatattatgaaaggttagatgtaaaaaattgttaaaagtctaattgttgtacgagtcacaagactaaatatcaaatgcataaaatgcactttgtcgtataaaatggtgATTCCATAAGTCAGACAAATTAATTtacatttacagttaaaatcgcctcgagtgcaaagggttaaaatagtcTCGACTGCAAAGGGGTTGAACGATAACTAACCCTAActtttcccataaatgcataaaatccgcagtctaataatcacCGAACAttgttgttacattattttcaacgcaGTAAATCTATTTGAGAACAAAAACaagtttctattttatttcagtCTCTCGAGATCGACGAAGCTCTAATTATCCTAATTATTAATCTTCAACTGGTGGTATCGATTTCGAAAAAGATGTTCAacgtgcatataaattaccgagatctacgaaagacgttttctaaatttttgttataggctcggataaaaagaaaaaaaaacttcAAAAACGAGAGACTTttattcttttgtcattccaagtaatagcaaaattaaaaaaaaaagagaaagcaTTTCAGCATTtcagactagtccctctatcatctataAAAAACAAATTAAAGTCAGTTTAGTTcggttttaaaataattattgcgttttaaccCTTTTGAAGCCGaacaacgatatatcgttgttGATTATGTTCGTTATCGTAATTAAACGTTGGTTATCGTTTTCTTAGTAACTCTAACAAATAACAGTATTATTTCTTAATTCGTGTTCTTCTTTGAATTTTCTATTTGTCAAGGTTTACAATTTCTTTTCGAGACTTTACCAAATTACAAATCACATAAtttacatcaattacatcgttTACCAAATTAGATCAAGCAGGTTTCACCGAGGCGTACACGACTCTTTCGACCGCCACACTAAAAAGGTTAAAAGTTGCACGAACATTTTCGAGAGCCACTGTAcactaataaaaaaaaaaaacacctCTGACGTGTTTTTTcagagatatttcaactttccATTCACGCGAAAACGCATCCAAAGCAAATTTCCCCGGAGAATCGGTATCGCAGAGACGACAGAAACACAGAAAACCGCTGAACAAAGTGGAAAACCACTCGTTAACGACGTTCGATTCGTAACATCGTCCCCGTTGCATCGATCGCGACCCAAATCCCTCCCCAACATCCTCAGCGTTTCGATTGTGCAATTTTCCTGACCCACTTGCATCCCAATTTTTCTCGGCTACACTTCGCTAATTAAGACACGCATAAAAACTTCATTAGCAATATAAACAATCTCTCCATCCTCGACAATATCTCAAGCGGTGCGCGGCGGGGTGCGGCGCGGCGGACGCCGAGGACACCGCGGGCCCAGGACCACAATTAAAAAGCATTTACATTCGAGAGGCGAATTCCGCGGGCCGTGTTCGCCCGGAACATTAACGAAACCGCGTCGCaaaaacttgctccaattaaTAACGCAATCATCGTCCCGTTGCGAGCAGCTCGTATCCGATATCGTTTTACACGTACTTACCTCGGATTTTCGTTGCGCGGCGGATACGCGCCGCGCGGCGGTGTTCCCGCGGACAACCGAACGAACCAGAGCCACCGGAATTTTACGGAACGATCGTTAACAGGCGAAAATAAAAGAGCACCACCGCCGGATTACGATCTGGCATTAACCGAAGCCGAGCGTGGCTCGCCCTAAATGGGGCTCTGATTAAGCCGCCGAACCCGGGACCGTTCCGAATCGGGAGATTACGATCGGACATCGCCGGAAACGAGCGCCGGATTTATCTTTACGGGCCGGGTTCAAGGTACACCGAACGAGGGAGAGAGACGGTCGAATATATTCTTTGCTCGGGCGAGCCTCGGAACGTCGCAGGGACAACCGACGACGCTCTCGGGGCCTACCGCAACAATGCCGCGATTCATCGGATCCGCCGTTCCGCTCCGCCGATCGCGCGAGTCCTCGCGGCCGCGAGATCTCGGATCATCGTGCTCCAATTGCGATTCGGCTGGGTCCCCGAGTGGCGCGCGTAACCTTGCCGGCGGACCTTGGTCGGTTTAGAAACGAGAGCTTTCCGCGACGACCATGCCGCGAAAGGCACGGCGACGGTTGCCAAAGGTCAGGCATTCCTCGGATACCGCGATCGCTCGTGCGTCGCTTTTAATTGATTCACCAGGCGTATCGCTCGATCTCGACGTGTCGGGTCACTGTCGGCCTCGCCAGGGTCAAGAGTGGACCGCGAGTAGGTCGGAGTCCTTTCTAGCGGAGTCCTGGGCCTAGAAAGGATCCGGGCGATCGATCGCGCAACATGGATCGCCGTCGATCGTTTCGCAACTCGGTCTCGGTTTTCGGTCGCTCGTTCGGCAATTGATTGCGATTTTACTGGACGGAGTATGAAGAGGGTAAGTTTTCTTTCGTGACCTCAGAGTCGCGTCGCAGGTAGCCCTTTTACAATATGGCATTATATAACACGGTTTTGCTCTAGGACGGTAGGATAAATTAGGGGAATCCTTGTATAGCACTGCGATCTATGACACAATGTTGCTCTAACGCAATAAGAAAATTGCGGAAACCTTTGTACGACACTGTAATCCTCTGCAGCACTGGatagcatgatttttgtttgacgtatttaactctttgcactcgagtggcgactctaaggcgGCATTAAGAATTGTTATTGTCACATTTCGAAGTGattttaacattatcaaatttaTTTGTATTAAATAAAAACTGTAGTCGTTGCAGCTGTTGCTTGTTGCAACAGCTACAAAAAAATGCACTAAAATGCACCAGCAGGTTGCATAAAATGGGAATACCATAGGTCGGTAAAACTATTTCGAAGTTTGAGTTCAAATGGGTAAagggttaacactagatttacggaacacaaaaaacagctgttttatgttagtttataaagataagaataagacatttattctgatattGAACAaacgttattgtaacatttgcccgtgtgtaacatataaattgaataaataactcgtaaatgtatctttgcgatatgaacgatggtgaattaaaaaattagtgacccgtcattctGACGGTaaattccgtaaatctagtgttaaacacTAAATTACCTTGAAATGATGTCGGGAAGGAATAATGAATTATAGTGTCTTTAcatgaaattataattattataattaagggtGTATAAATGTGTACCCTCCCGCTGAAAGAAGCCGGAAAAATTCAAAAGAGAGCTGCaagaaattgtctattttcttACCATGGACTCTACAATGACCTTGTAAAAATCTTTAACAATTCTTTCTTTAACAGTTTCAGTATGTTCGAAATAATAGATCgacgttcgaataaaatcttattataCAATCTTTTTATCCAGATAAATTCGATCGAATATTCATCGGATATtgccgaataaaatttcattcggatacatttttattcgattgtttATTCGATAGCATCGAATAGATCCTTTTGACAATAATaccagtaaattctgcctaattgccgatcagattgtacgcaaaaatggacGACTTGGAATTTGcacgagccttgcgactcgttcttatagttaacgattgtcAACAAACGTCGATCAGCGTTTATTACTGTAAACGGGAACTCGGCTCGTTGgggcaaaaaaaaaaataaaaactgaAAAGATAATGACAGCAAAGACGAAgaagaaattagaaaagaaaaatGAGAAACGATTATGAATCAACATTCTAAGCAGTTATTTTCGCTGTTTCGAGTTataaatagaaaaagaaaagtgtGAAAAACGATTGTAAATCATCATTCTAAGTAATTATTTTCGCTGTTTTAAATTATGCCTGATCATTTTTTTCCTGCGATTGCATAAAGTTCGCAGTCTAATCTAAACGAGAAACGGGCACCGACCGATCGCGCGGCGCATTTACGCTCGCAAATTGCATTGCGAGTACATTGCGATGCGCGTTGCGCAATGAACATAAATTAAAAACGACTAGCGCACAGATGCTCCCGGCGGATCGAAAAGCCGCAACGCGTTTCAGGGCTTCGCCGGAGAGGACAACGACGATGGGAAATTTCTATGGGAACGAGGAATAATGCAGGACGATCCCGGATCGACCGGCGATAGCTAATGGAAAATTGATTGATCAACGTTCGAAGGTGCATCGGGTTGCGCGATATGAATTTATCGGCTGGGTGCGACTATCGCGGATTTTTGTATCCGGCGTTTTTGTGTCGGGTTTTCAAGGACTGCGCCGATCGAAAGTCCATATGCCGATCAGTCCTCGCGGCGAGATTATGTACCGTGTTGTGTTGAGAGCGTGTATAGCTAAAATATTCATGGTAAACGCTGATAAATATGTTGTGTGCGTTACGAAAGGAAGTGTCGTGAATGAAATTTGAATAGCAAATCGACGCAGAAGCGTAACATGTATCACGGATTCGTTCTCGCGCggctttttattcgatatttttTGCGCGGTTTATCGACCGTGCGATAGCGAGGACAGGCGGCTGGGAACTAAGACGCAGCAGGGTTGCATTTGTATTTATTGTTcagttcttctttttttttcatttctttctacctttttttttctttggaCGAACCGAATCTCCATTTTCTTTTTACGTCGGATAGAGCTATTCGACGATATCGAAAAGAATATTcaattcaataaaaatgtatctagACGCAAATTcaaccgaataaaattttattcgtcgctatcgaataaatatttaatcgaatcaagATTTATCTAGATAATAATGTATCCGgacaagattttattcgaatacgagatcattcgaatacaaatttattcgtaaaggAATTCATGCGGGAAATGattgaatcgaataaaaatcatgAATTACAAAGTGTTCTTTTCATTATCGATaagtgttatttatttattcctttattatattattattattattattattattattattattattattccgttattttatttattcttttcaTATTACttttacgaattattcgaacaattcgaattattcgaaaattattcgaacaaatagaTAGAACGATTCAtaacgaataaagaatcattcgaataaatagatataacaatttatgacgaataaagagttattcgaataaatagatatgaCAATTCATAACGAATAAAGGAGAATTATTGGgacaaaatattcgactaaaaggaattcattcggcTAATTAtctcagataaatatttattcagttGACAATCCGAATAATGCTCGACTCCGGCGACGGGAAGATATTCACTGTGAAAAAAGTCCTGCTACTGGTCACGATCGACGATAAAACGCCGGCTGCCAAACCTGTTAATAAGTCTCCGATCCATGATTATCGAACGTCCTCCGGAGGCCGTCGTGTCATGGGGAGCGATTAAGTCCGACAATTAAATCCGAAATCCTAGATGATCCATCGAGCGTAGCCGGGCGCGTGTTGCAACCGCGATCGTTCTCGGCGCGGGACGagaatggagagagagagagagagagagagagagagagagagagaaagaaagagagaaaacgggagagagagaaagaaagagagaaaacgggagagagagagccagagagaacgggagagggagagagagagagccagagaggacgggagaggaagagagagggcgcgagagacagcgcgagagacagagcgtgcgagagagagcgcgcaagagaaagagcgcgcgagagacaaagcgcgagagagagagcgcgagagacagagcgtgCGAGTGAGAGCGCGCAagagaaagagcgcgcgagagacagagcgcgagagagagcgcgcgagagaaagagcgcgagagagagcgcgcgagagaaagagcgcgagagacagagcgcgagagaaagagcgcgcgcgagagagagagagagagcgcgaaagagagagaacgcgaaagagagagcgcgagagagagagaacgcgaaagagagagcgcgagaaagagTAAGAGAGGGAGaacgagaagagagagagagagagagagaaagagagggagagtgtgtgagagagagagagagaggagaacggAGAAAAAAGGCGACGGATAGACGCTAGAGTGCCAGGGGATCATCATCCTCGAGTCGGACGTGTTCTTGGATTTCCAGCGTGACGATGACTGGCGCGCGCGCACCGGTGCGTGGAAACGGATCATGGCTACCGAGTTCGTGCCCGTCGTTAACAAAGTGGAATATCATTACGCGGGGAACGCGACAAAGACACGCTGGGAAGATAATCCGCGATCTCTCGGTGCCGAGCGGCACGCGGGCCCAATGCGAATTTCGGACGAGATTGTCCAAACGGCGAGCATCGCGAGCGCTCGTTCGGCTTTACGACACGACAACGTCCCGGCCGGCCGATAAGCTTCCGAAAAGATTTCACCGGCGACTCTCGCGCGCCGCATTGTACGCAATTCGACGAGTTAATTCGTTTCGAAACGATCGCGCGCGGCAGACGGTCGCGCGAGATAATGACGCTTTCGATCGACGAgagccttcttcttctttcgtCTCCCGCGAGACGCGACGGCGATCGGCGATTACGAGAATTCTCGTCGATGAGGATCCTCACCGATGACGATTCTCGGTTATTA is from Megalopta genalis isolate 19385.01 chromosome 12, iyMegGena1_principal, whole genome shotgun sequence and encodes:
- the LOC117228735 gene encoding uncharacterized protein LOC117228735 gives rise to the protein MHPRQEHRPASSSSTSSTSSNCLRWLPPLAGLDSPGMIARQPPTNAALAAAAAVAVALLLIVGTVAAGSVDHVSSENWTIVTNGNNRSSWVRLLDEEPVAEPSNNRSTRSTFFTNWSEWSVCDRHCTQNRVRRCRSKKKCGTTLHREERTCRHDRKARWRRCKQRQRRGHRRKEKFHVVQLPKKEAEPRQGERRGKDVKDKSVGHYGKWSKWSPCTRFCTTQRYRWCKKPGICGRDVIRQSAYCYVEGSFCQRWIHRKIRAKQEEDSDDMVLDEFELTPNTVDSFIPEKNLNAWRCGIASTQKNSRLSYFTRIIGGRPSVRGNWPWQVAVLNRFHEAFCGGTLISPRWVLTAAHCIRKRLYVRIGEHDLTVKEGSELELRVDSVKVHPEYDADTVDNDIAMLRLPSSLEASPSRGIACLPAPNQLLPANQLCTIIGWGKSRVTDDFGTDVLHEAQIPIVSSEACRDVYVDYRITDNMFCAGYRRGKMDSCAGDSGGPLLCRDPRKPDHPWTIFGITSFGEGCGKRGKFGIYARLSNYVRWISRVMKESNNFD